In the genome of Afifella aestuarii, one region contains:
- a CDS encoding magnesium chelatase subunit H, with product MPKPISADNATPLRVVIVTLDSHLASAVERARPILQKEIPGLTLNLHAATEWGDDATALGRCQADIAEADIILANMLFMEDHIQAVMPALKARQDECDAIVGFMSAGEVIRLTRIGRFKMDGSQGGALALLKRLRGSDKRDKEGAKQAANSGAKQMAMLRRIPQFLRFIPGTAQDVRAYFLVLQYWLAGSEDNIVNMVRLLVERYAEGPRKQLRHHLKAKPPVHYPEVGLYHPRLKGRITERLEALPSPSKERKGRVGLLIMRSYVLAGNTAHYDAVIDALEAHGLQVVPAYSSGLDSRPAVEAFFTPNGRPVVDAVVSLTGFSLVGGPAYNDAKAAEEMLTHLDVPYISAQAVEFQTLEQWDGSDRGLLPVETTMMVAIPELDGATGPMLFGGRSENAEQTRDMQAHSERAQMLASRVDKLVRLRHTKRAERKLAVVLFNFPPNAGSTGTAAYLSVYHSLFNTLKSLKEAGYTVDVPESVDALRDMILKGNASRYGTDANVHDRIATDDHVRRERYLKDIEAQWGPAPGRQQSDGSSIFVLGVQLGNVFVGVQPAFGYEGDPMRLLFEKGFAPTHAFSAFYRYLREDFRADAVLHFGMHGALEFMPGKQTGLSDACWPDRLIGDLPNYYLYAANNPSEGSIAKRRSAATLISYLTPPVARAGLYRGLLDLKASLDRWRALPPDETNEREQLAPLIQAQAAELDLAAPEPAWEDPAAETAKLSEAILDLEYSLIPHGLHVIGEPPSAEERADLLLAVAEARFGTKPEKDAVEALVAGRQPRQALVVGGMDENDANIELFDELASTNKLLSEDHELPSLIHALDGCFVRPAPGGDLLRTPAILPTGRNVHGFDPFRMPSAFAVTDGARQAKRLLDRYVEDGHPIPESVAMVLWGTDNLKSEGGPIAQALALLGARPRFDSFGRLCGAALIRLEDLGRPRIDVVMTLSGIFRDLLPLQTKLLAEAAYLAATADEPLEMNYVRKHALRYQEEHQCDLETAALRVFSNADGAYGSNVNMLLDSGRWEDEDELADTYAKRKCFAYGRQGAPKQQADLLQTIFSDVELAYQNLESVELGVTTVDHYFDTLGGISRSVRKAKGGEIPVYIGDQTRSEGMVRSLSEQVALETRTRMLNPKWYEGMLKHGYEGVRQIEAAVTNTMGWSATTGQVAPWIYQQITQTYVLDPEMRQRMAALNPVASAKVAHRLLEAHERQYWQPDEAVVEALRQAGEELEDQLEGIPVERAA from the coding sequence ATGCCAAAGCCCATTTCGGCCGATAACGCGACGCCTCTGCGCGTCGTCATCGTGACACTCGACAGCCATCTGGCGAGCGCAGTCGAGCGCGCACGCCCGATTCTTCAGAAAGAGATCCCCGGTCTCACGCTCAATCTGCACGCCGCCACCGAATGGGGCGACGATGCGACTGCGCTCGGCCGGTGCCAGGCCGACATCGCCGAGGCCGATATCATCCTCGCCAATATGCTCTTCATGGAAGACCATATTCAGGCGGTGATGCCGGCCTTGAAGGCGCGGCAGGACGAATGCGACGCCATCGTCGGCTTCATGTCGGCCGGCGAAGTGATCCGCCTCACCCGCATCGGCCGTTTCAAGATGGACGGCTCGCAAGGCGGCGCGCTCGCCCTTCTCAAGCGGCTTCGCGGCTCGGACAAGCGCGACAAGGAAGGCGCCAAGCAGGCCGCCAATTCCGGCGCCAAGCAGATGGCGATGCTGCGCCGAATCCCGCAATTCCTGCGGTTCATCCCGGGCACGGCCCAGGATGTTCGCGCCTACTTCCTGGTTCTGCAGTACTGGCTCGCCGGTTCGGAAGACAATATCGTCAACATGGTGCGGCTTCTCGTCGAGCGTTACGCCGAGGGCCCGCGCAAGCAGCTGCGCCACCATTTGAAGGCCAAGCCGCCGGTCCATTATCCGGAGGTCGGACTTTATCATCCGAGGCTCAAGGGACGCATCACGGAGCGCCTGGAAGCCCTGCCCTCCCCGTCGAAGGAGCGCAAGGGCCGTGTCGGCCTCCTCATCATGCGGTCCTATGTGCTTGCCGGAAACACGGCGCATTACGACGCTGTGATCGACGCCCTGGAGGCCCATGGCCTGCAGGTGGTGCCGGCCTATTCGAGCGGTCTCGACAGCCGCCCTGCGGTTGAAGCTTTCTTCACGCCGAACGGACGCCCGGTCGTCGATGCCGTCGTTTCATTGACGGGCTTCTCGCTCGTCGGCGGCCCCGCCTACAACGACGCCAAGGCGGCCGAAGAGATGCTGACGCATCTCGACGTTCCCTACATTTCGGCACAGGCTGTCGAGTTCCAGACGCTCGAGCAATGGGATGGGTCTGACCGCGGCCTTCTTCCGGTCGAAACGACCATGATGGTCGCGATCCCGGAACTCGACGGGGCAACCGGACCGATGCTCTTCGGCGGTCGTTCGGAGAATGCCGAACAAACGCGCGACATGCAGGCGCATTCAGAACGCGCTCAAATGCTCGCCTCGCGTGTCGATAAGCTCGTCAGGCTTCGTCACACGAAGCGCGCTGAGCGTAAGCTCGCCGTCGTTCTCTTCAACTTCCCACCAAACGCTGGCAGCACCGGCACCGCCGCTTACCTTTCGGTTTATCATTCGCTCTTCAACACGCTGAAATCCCTGAAGGAAGCGGGTTACACGGTCGACGTGCCGGAAAGCGTCGATGCCCTGCGCGACATGATTTTGAAGGGCAATGCGAGCCGCTACGGCACGGACGCCAATGTGCATGATCGCATCGCGACCGACGATCACGTGAGGCGCGAGCGCTATCTGAAGGACATCGAAGCGCAGTGGGGCCCGGCGCCCGGACGGCAACAAAGCGACGGCAGCTCGATCTTCGTGCTCGGCGTTCAGCTCGGCAATGTCTTCGTCGGTGTGCAGCCGGCCTTCGGCTATGAAGGCGATCCGATGCGGCTGCTTTTCGAGAAGGGCTTTGCTCCGACGCACGCGTTCTCCGCCTTCTATCGGTATCTGCGCGAAGATTTCCGTGCCGACGCGGTTCTGCATTTCGGCATGCACGGCGCGCTCGAATTTATGCCCGGCAAACAGACGGGGCTCTCGGATGCCTGCTGGCCTGACCGGCTGATCGGAGATCTGCCGAACTATTATCTCTATGCGGCCAACAATCCGTCAGAAGGCTCGATTGCCAAGCGGCGCTCCGCAGCAACACTGATTTCCTACCTCACGCCGCCCGTGGCCCGGGCCGGGCTCTATCGCGGCCTTCTCGATCTCAAAGCGTCTCTCGACCGCTGGCGGGCTTTGCCGCCGGACGAGACGAATGAGCGCGAGCAGCTCGCCCCGCTCATTCAGGCTCAGGCCGCAGAGCTCGACCTGGCGGCTCCGGAACCCGCCTGGGAGGATCCCGCAGCGGAGACGGCGAAGCTGAGTGAGGCCATTCTCGACCTCGAATACAGCCTCATCCCGCACGGACTGCACGTCATCGGCGAGCCACCTTCGGCGGAAGAGCGTGCCGATCTCCTCCTCGCGGTGGCTGAAGCCCGTTTCGGCACCAAGCCGGAGAAGGACGCTGTCGAGGCGCTCGTTGCCGGGCGGCAGCCGCGGCAGGCTCTGGTCGTCGGCGGAATGGATGAGAACGACGCGAACATCGAATTGTTCGATGAGCTCGCCTCGACCAACAAGCTCCTGTCGGAAGACCACGAACTCCCGTCCCTCATCCACGCGCTCGACGGATGCTTCGTGCGCCCTGCCCCCGGCGGCGATCTTCTGCGCACGCCGGCGATCCTGCCGACGGGCCGGAATGTGCATGGCTTCGACCCCTTCCGCATGCCGAGTGCGTTCGCCGTTACGGATGGGGCGCGCCAGGCGAAGCGCCTCCTCGACCGATACGTCGAAGACGGACATCCGATCCCGGAATCGGTGGCGATGGTCCTGTGGGGGACCGACAATCTGAAGAGCGAAGGCGGTCCGATCGCCCAGGCGTTGGCGCTGCTCGGCGCGCGGCCGCGTTTCGACAGCTTCGGTCGTCTCTGTGGGGCGGCTCTCATCCGCCTGGAAGATCTCGGCCGGCCCCGCATCGACGTCGTCATGACGCTATCGGGCATCTTCCGCGACCTCCTGCCGTTGCAGACCAAGCTGCTCGCCGAGGCCGCCTATCTTGCCGCCACGGCGGATGAACCGCTTGAAATGAACTATGTGCGCAAGCACGCGCTGCGCTATCAGGAAGAGCATCAATGCGACCTGGAGACGGCCGCGCTGCGCGTCTTCTCCAACGCCGACGGTGCCTACGGCTCCAACGTCAACATGCTGCTCGATTCCGGGCGATGGGAAGACGAGGACGAGCTCGCCGACACCTACGCAAAGCGCAAATGCTTCGCTTACGGACGCCAGGGCGCGCCCAAGCAGCAAGCCGATCTTCTGCAGACGATCTTCAGCGATGTGGAGCTCGCCTACCAGAACCTCGAATCGGTCGAGCTCGGCGTGACCACCGTCGATCACTACTTCGACACGCTCGGCGGAATCAGCCGCTCGGTGCGCAAGGCCAAGGGCGGCGAGATTCCCGTCTACATCGGCGACCAGACCCGTTCGGAAGGCATGGTTCGCTCTTTGTCGGAGCAGGTCGCACTCGAAACCCGCACCCGCATGCTCAACCCGAAATGGTACGAGGGCATGCTGAAGCACGGTTACGAAGGCGTGCGTCAGATCGAGGCCGCGGTCACCAATACGATGGGCTGGTCGGCCACGACAGGTCAGGTCGCGCCGTGGATCTATCAGCAGATCACGCAGACTTACGTGCTTGATCCGGAAATGCGGCAGCGCATGGCCGCCCTCAATCCGGTTGCGTCGGCAAAGGTCGCGCACCGGCTTCTGGAGGCACATGAGCGCCAGTACTGGCAGCCCGACGAAGCCGTGGTGGAAGCCCTGCGGCAGGCGGGTGAAGAACTGGAAGACCAGCTCGAAGGCATACCCGTGGAGAGAGCCGCATGA
- the bchB gene encoding ferredoxin:protochlorophyllide reductase (ATP-dependent) subunit B — protein sequence MQLTVWTYEGPPHVGAMRIATAMEGIHYVLHAPQGDTYADLLFTMIERRNKRPPVTYTTFEARDLGTDTAEIFKNAARDAYERFQPQAMLVGASCTAELIQDDPGGLAKALALPIPVVPLELPSYQRKENWGASETFYHLVRALAGPHAPAPGTERPPRDAGRRPRCNLLGPTALGFRHRDDVAEITRLLDRLGIDVAVTAPLGATPADIARLGEADFNVVLYPEIAQTAAGWLTRTFRQPATKTVPIGFGATIDFIKEVAEIAGVDPTAVLAGAPSRLPWYSRSVDSTYLTGKRVFIFGDATHVVSAARIADKELGFKVVGLGTYSREFARDVRAAAESYGVEALITDDYLEVEEKVAELHPELVLGTQMERHIAKRLRVPCAVISAPVHVQDFPARYSPQMGFEGANVIFDTFVHPLMMGLEEHLLGMFRGDFEFHDEVQPSHLGHGAAPAPDQTQIKETEIEKAEIASVVQAVTWAAEAEQELRKIPFFVRGKARRNTERFAEERGLATITVETLYDAKAHFGR from the coding sequence ATGCAGCTCACCGTCTGGACCTATGAAGGGCCGCCGCATGTCGGAGCGATGCGCATCGCCACCGCCATGGAAGGCATCCACTACGTCTTGCACGCACCGCAGGGCGACACCTACGCCGATCTTCTCTTCACGATGATCGAGCGGCGCAACAAACGCCCACCGGTCACCTACACGACTTTCGAGGCGCGCGACCTCGGCACAGATACGGCCGAGATCTTCAAGAACGCGGCACGCGATGCGTATGAGCGCTTTCAGCCGCAGGCGATGCTGGTCGGCGCGTCATGTACGGCGGAACTCATCCAAGACGATCCGGGCGGCCTTGCCAAAGCATTGGCCCTGCCGATCCCCGTCGTTCCGCTGGAACTGCCATCCTATCAGCGGAAGGAAAACTGGGGCGCCTCGGAGACCTTCTATCATCTCGTTCGCGCCCTCGCCGGCCCGCATGCGCCGGCGCCTGGCACGGAACGACCGCCCCGGGACGCAGGCCGCCGGCCGCGGTGCAATCTGCTCGGACCGACCGCTCTCGGCTTTCGGCACCGCGACGATGTGGCGGAGATCACCCGACTTCTCGACCGCCTCGGCATCGATGTCGCCGTGACGGCGCCGCTCGGCGCCACTCCGGCCGATATCGCGCGACTCGGAGAGGCAGATTTCAATGTCGTGCTCTATCCGGAAATTGCGCAAACGGCCGCCGGTTGGCTCACCCGCACGTTCCGCCAGCCGGCAACGAAAACGGTCCCGATCGGCTTCGGCGCGACAATCGACTTCATCAAGGAAGTCGCCGAGATCGCAGGCGTCGATCCCACCGCCGTTCTCGCGGGCGCGCCATCGCGTCTTCCGTGGTACTCACGCTCCGTCGATTCGACCTATCTCACCGGCAAGCGCGTCTTCATCTTCGGGGATGCGACGCATGTCGTTTCAGCCGCGCGCATCGCCGACAAGGAGCTCGGCTTCAAGGTCGTAGGCCTTGGCACCTATTCGCGTGAATTCGCCCGCGACGTGCGCGCCGCCGCCGAAAGCTATGGCGTCGAAGCGCTCATCACCGACGACTATCTCGAAGTCGAAGAGAAGGTGGCAGAGCTTCATCCCGAGCTCGTTCTCGGCACGCAGATGGAGCGCCATATCGCAAAGCGGCTGCGTGTGCCCTGCGCAGTCATCTCGGCGCCCGTCCACGTCCAGGATTTTCCGGCACGCTATTCGCCGCAGATGGGTTTCGAAGGCGCCAATGTGATCTTCGACACCTTCGTGCATCCTTTGATGATGGGCCTCGAAGAACACCTTCTCGGCATGTTCCGCGGCGATTTCGAATTCCACGACGAGGTCCAGCCGTCGCATCTGGGGCACGGCGCCGCACCGGCGCCAGACCAGACTCAGATCAAAGAAACGGAGATCGAAAAGGCTGAGATTGCCAGTGTCGTCCAAGCTGTCACCTGGGCGGCAGAAGCGGAGCAGGAACTGCGCAAAATACCGTTCTTCGTCCGCGGCAAGGCGCGCCGCAATACCGAACGTTTCGCCGAAGAACGCGGCTTAGCGACGATTACAGTTGAGACACTCTACGATGCCAAAGCCCATTTCGGCCGATAA
- a CDS encoding ferredoxin:protochlorophyllide reductase (ATP-dependent) subunit N — MNPAGVARVTTGCSEAPILRERGQREVFCGLTGIIWLHRKIQDAFFLIVGSRTCAHLMQSAAGVMIFAEPRFATAVIEERDLAGMADANEELDRVVTQLLARRPEIKLLFLVGSCPSEVIKLDLSRAADRLNEKFASTTRILNYSGSGIETTFTQGEDACLAALVPQMPEASAQAPASLLVVGSLADVVEDQFRRLFDDLGVGPVGFLPPRSSTELPEVGPNTRFLMAQPYLADTRRILESRGAKALQAPFPFGAEGTTAWLKAAADCFGVDESRFTAVTALGRERAKRALSHYQEQLAGKSIFFFPDSQLEIPLARFLSRELSMRIAEIGTPYLHRQNLAAELDLLPEGVVLSEGQDVDRQLDRARAARPDLTVCGLGLANPLEAEGLTTKWAIELVFTPIQGYEQAGDLAELFARPLNRAARLEV; from the coding sequence ATGAACCCAGCAGGCGTCGCACGCGTCACGACGGGCTGCAGTGAAGCGCCGATCCTTCGGGAGCGCGGCCAGCGTGAGGTATTTTGTGGCCTCACCGGTATCATCTGGCTGCACCGCAAGATCCAGGACGCCTTCTTTCTGATCGTCGGATCTCGCACCTGCGCGCATTTGATGCAGTCGGCGGCGGGTGTGATGATCTTCGCCGAGCCGCGGTTTGCGACGGCCGTCATCGAAGAGCGCGACCTTGCCGGCATGGCCGATGCCAACGAAGAGCTCGACCGGGTCGTCACGCAGCTTCTGGCGCGCCGCCCTGAGATCAAGCTTCTATTCCTGGTCGGATCCTGCCCCTCGGAAGTGATCAAGCTCGATCTGTCGCGAGCTGCCGATCGCCTCAACGAGAAATTCGCGTCGACGACCCGCATCCTGAATTATTCCGGCAGCGGCATCGAGACCACCTTCACGCAGGGTGAGGATGCATGCCTTGCCGCACTTGTCCCGCAGATGCCCGAAGCATCTGCACAGGCGCCCGCCTCCCTCCTCGTCGTCGGCTCGCTCGCCGATGTGGTGGAAGACCAGTTCCGGCGGCTGTTCGACGATCTCGGCGTAGGGCCAGTCGGCTTCCTGCCGCCGCGATCGTCGACAGAGCTGCCCGAGGTCGGCCCGAACACCCGTTTTTTGATGGCGCAGCCCTATCTTGCCGACACGCGGCGGATCCTGGAGAGCCGCGGGGCAAAGGCTCTGCAGGCGCCCTTCCCTTTCGGCGCCGAAGGCACCACTGCATGGCTGAAAGCTGCAGCGGATTGCTTCGGCGTCGACGAGAGCCGGTTCACGGCGGTCACCGCGCTTGGCCGCGAACGCGCCAAACGCGCGCTGTCGCACTATCAGGAGCAGCTCGCCGGCAAGAGCATCTTTTTCTTCCCCGATTCTCAGCTCGAGATACCGCTTGCACGGTTTCTGTCGCGGGAGCTGTCGATGCGGATCGCCGAAATCGGCACCCCCTATCTGCATCGTCAGAATCTCGCGGCAGAGCTTGATCTGCTGCCGGAAGGCGTCGTCTTGTCCGAAGGCCAGGACGTCGACCGGCAGCTCGACCGCGCGCGGGCCGCGCGCCCGGACCTGACCGTGTGCGGGCTCGGCCTCGCCAATCCGCTGGAGGCGGAGGGTTTGACCACCAAATGGGCGATCGAACTCGTGTTCACGCCGATCCAGGGCTACGAGCAGGCTGGCGATCTCGCCGAACTCTTTGCGCGGCCGCTCAACCGCGCCGCTCGGCTGGAGGTGTGA
- the bchF gene encoding 2-vinyl bacteriochlorophyllide hydratase: protein MKTPNKPIISLYTEEERRRRDSTSWTLVQGVLAPIQFLVFLISLALVIRYLTTGQGYFVATASVVVKTAVLYTIMITGSIWEKVVFGRYLFARAFFWEDVFSMLVLALHTAYLGALWTGFLDAGGQMILALAAYLAYVINATQFVLKLRAARLQEQANRDAAAASKTDMEFAR, encoded by the coding sequence GTGAAAACGCCAAATAAACCAATCATTTCTCTCTATACAGAGGAAGAACGTCGACGGCGTGACTCGACCTCCTGGACGCTGGTTCAGGGTGTGCTTGCGCCGATTCAATTCCTCGTATTTCTCATTAGTTTAGCCCTTGTGATCCGGTATTTGACGACAGGCCAAGGGTATTTTGTCGCAACTGCGTCCGTCGTCGTCAAAACCGCGGTCCTGTATACGATCATGATCACGGGCTCGATCTGGGAGAAAGTGGTCTTCGGCCGCTATCTCTTTGCACGGGCCTTCTTCTGGGAAGACGTCTTCTCGATGCTCGTTCTGGCCCTTCACACGGCCTATCTCGGCGCGCTCTGGACGGGTTTCCTGGATGCTGGGGGGCAGATGATCTTGGCGCTCGCCGCCTATCTCGCATACGTGATCAACGCGACGCAGTTCGTTCTGAAGCTGCGCGCCGCGCGGCTGCAGGAGCAGGCGAATCGCGATGCGGCGGCCGCGTCCAAGACGGATATGGAGTTCGCACGATGA
- a CDS encoding cobalamin B12-binding domain-containing protein: MRSFPVSDIEAASSESAWSGRILTTIEGEIIPRLMLAHRVGWGEPHLNCVEGTGVDAVDIDEFARLLLARDGSVAFAYVDMARARGVGLEALLLELMAPAAARLWDFWNDDRCDFAEVTIGMSRLQHLLRELGPAFYSQSADCGDGRRILLASAPGERHSFGIFLTEAFFRRGGWDVSVELDANPADLVGTVKREWFSMVGLSLSSARGIDDLAATIKAVRLESRNKSIAVIVGGHIFMEHPELVALVGADVGATDARSAVSQAERMLGLLAMRC, translated from the coding sequence ATGCGCTCGTTCCCGGTCTCAGACATTGAGGCGGCTTCCAGCGAGAGCGCCTGGAGTGGCCGTATTCTCACGACGATCGAAGGTGAGATCATCCCGCGGTTGATGCTGGCCCACCGGGTCGGGTGGGGAGAGCCGCATCTCAATTGCGTTGAGGGAACTGGCGTCGACGCGGTTGATATCGACGAATTCGCCCGTCTTTTGCTGGCGCGTGATGGGAGCGTCGCCTTCGCTTATGTGGATATGGCACGCGCGCGCGGTGTCGGGCTCGAGGCACTTCTGCTCGAGCTGATGGCGCCTGCAGCAGCGCGGCTTTGGGATTTCTGGAACGATGATCGCTGCGATTTCGCCGAGGTGACCATCGGCATGTCGCGGCTTCAGCACCTTTTGCGGGAGCTCGGCCCGGCCTTTTACAGCCAGTCAGCCGATTGCGGCGACGGACGGCGCATCCTGCTCGCCTCTGCACCGGGCGAGCGGCATTCCTTCGGCATCTTTTTGACGGAGGCTTTCTTCCGTCGCGGCGGCTGGGATGTATCTGTGGAACTCGATGCGAACCCCGCCGATCTCGTTGGAACCGTCAAGCGCGAGTGGTTTTCGATGGTCGGGTTGTCGCTGTCGAGCGCGCGTGGAATCGACGATCTGGCGGCGACGATAAAGGCGGTCCGTCTGGAATCTCGTAACAAATCCATCGCTGTAATCGTTGGTGGACACATTTTTATGGAGCATCCAGAGCTTGTCGCGTTGGTCGGGGCCGATGTAGGAGCGACGGATGCGCGCAGTGCAGTATCGCAGGCCGAGCGTATGCTCGGGCTTCTAGCTATGCGTTGCTAA
- the ppsR gene encoding transcriptional regulator PpsR: MDGLVTKSAPSEFSVPHKSVGDLDAEIAGKLIAHAADIALVLDKEGVVQDLAFGDEEFSHEGVSDWVGKAWRDLVTADSEKKVAALLSEAGAKGVSRWREVNHPSNRGADVAVRYFAMQVGGGERYIAIGRDLRPVSALQQRLIEAQVALEREYSRLRQAETRYRLFFKMASEAVLIVDANSQKVVEVNPAASGLLDQSPEQLVGAPLRRLFSDESERAVQALLAMVRAAGHAEDARVRLPFSEQECVLSASLFRQESSAHFLIRLSPVDGERVRQDAGTTSLLVDIVEHLPDAFIVTDPDRRILAANIAFLDLAQTASLEQVRGKRLERWVGRQGIELDVLIANLREHGSVRHFRSILRGEYGSVVDVEVAAVSVLEGEQPCLGFVLRDVSARVERERPAARQLPRSVDQLTELVGRVPLKDLVRETTDVIEKLCIEAALELTGDNRASAAEILGLSRQSLYSKLRRYDLVDFTPESGSDH; this comes from the coding sequence ATGGACGGCTTGGTTACAAAATCAGCCCCAAGCGAGTTCTCGGTCCCGCATAAGTCGGTCGGCGACCTGGACGCCGAGATCGCCGGAAAGCTAATCGCCCACGCGGCAGATATTGCCCTTGTCCTGGACAAGGAGGGCGTCGTTCAGGATCTCGCCTTCGGCGACGAAGAATTCTCTCACGAAGGCGTTTCAGACTGGGTTGGAAAGGCCTGGCGCGATCTTGTCACGGCCGATAGCGAAAAAAAGGTTGCGGCTCTTCTGAGCGAGGCGGGTGCGAAAGGCGTTTCGCGCTGGCGCGAGGTCAATCACCCTTCAAACCGTGGCGCCGACGTGGCCGTCCGTTATTTCGCGATGCAGGTGGGCGGTGGTGAGCGTTACATCGCGATCGGTCGCGATTTGCGTCCCGTGTCCGCGCTGCAGCAGAGGCTGATTGAAGCGCAGGTGGCGCTGGAGCGAGAATATTCGCGCCTGCGGCAAGCCGAGACACGCTACCGCCTGTTCTTCAAAATGGCCTCTGAGGCCGTCTTGATCGTCGATGCCAACAGCCAGAAGGTCGTCGAGGTCAATCCCGCCGCCAGCGGGCTGCTCGACCAGTCTCCGGAGCAGCTTGTCGGGGCACCGCTGCGCAGGCTCTTTTCCGACGAGTCGGAGCGCGCCGTGCAGGCGCTGCTTGCGATGGTGAGGGCTGCCGGTCATGCTGAAGATGCGCGCGTGCGGCTTCCTTTTAGCGAGCAGGAGTGCGTTCTCTCCGCTTCGCTTTTCCGGCAGGAATCCTCGGCCCATTTCCTCATCCGCCTGTCGCCGGTCGACGGCGAGAGAGTGAGGCAGGATGCCGGGACGACCTCGCTTCTGGTCGATATCGTGGAGCATCTGCCCGACGCTTTCATCGTGACCGACCCCGACCGGCGGATCCTGGCGGCCAACATCGCTTTTCTTGATCTGGCGCAGACCGCGAGCCTCGAGCAGGTTCGTGGAAAGCGCTTGGAGCGTTGGGTCGGGCGGCAGGGGATCGAACTCGACGTTCTCATCGCCAATCTGCGCGAACACGGCTCGGTTCGGCATTTTCGGTCGATCCTGCGCGGTGAATACGGCTCTGTCGTCGATGTCGAAGTTGCCGCGGTATCGGTGCTCGAGGGGGAGCAGCCCTGCCTCGGTTTCGTTCTTCGCGATGTCAGTGCGCGGGTGGAAAGAGAGCGCCCGGCGGCGAGGCAATTGCCCCGCTCGGTCGATCAATTGACGGAACTCGTCGGCCGCGTGCCCCTCAAGGATCTCGTGCGCGAAACCACCGACGTGATCGAGAAGCTCTGCATCGAGGCGGCCCTTGAGCTGACCGGCGACAACCGCGCGTCGGCGGCCGAAATTCTCGGTCTCAGCCGGCAAAGCCTCTATTCGAAGCTTCGCCGGTACGACCTCGTAGATTTTACGCCGGAAAGCGGCAGCGACCACTGA
- a CDS encoding alpha/beta fold hydrolase codes for MLQSKMAERMTSEDKAMTSQNETEGSAALGNGAHMRPEPAAKSVSPVSDSRPAAPMPSLPEAFPAERREITGRAGRLSYYVAGEGSPLLLIHSINAAGSAYEVRPVFMHTQTRHRVYAVDLPGFGFSDRSDRTYDIRLFVDAVHDMLDLIEAETGSQAIDAMALSLSSEFLARAATERQERLRSLTFVTPTGFETGSSKRRGPEGSTRQVPFLYETLNVPLWSKGAFRLLTTRPSIRFFLEKTFGSKDIDEGLFNYAYETTHQDGARHAPYAFVSGCLFANDIRRIYEKLTLPIFLAHGTRGDFQDFSEVDWLRAQPNWTVKPFKTGAMVYFEQPEAFLASFEEFLTSAKA; via the coding sequence ATGTTGCAGAGCAAAATGGCGGAGCGGATGACGAGCGAGGATAAGGCGATGACATCGCAGAACGAAACTGAAGGCAGCGCAGCGTTGGGCAATGGCGCTCACATGCGCCCCGAACCCGCCGCGAAAAGCGTCTCGCCGGTCAGCGACAGCCGACCTGCCGCGCCAATGCCCTCTTTGCCTGAGGCCTTTCCCGCCGAAAGGCGCGAGATCACGGGACGTGCCGGCCGCCTCTCCTATTATGTCGCAGGCGAAGGGAGCCCCCTCCTCCTCATCCACAGCATCAACGCCGCAGGCTCTGCCTATGAAGTGCGGCCGGTTTTCATGCACACACAGACGCGGCACCGCGTCTATGCCGTCGATCTTCCGGGTTTCGGGTTTTCCGATCGCTCCGACCGCACGTACGACATTCGGCTCTTCGTCGACGCGGTCCACGACATGCTTGATCTCATCGAAGCGGAGACCGGCTCACAGGCGATCGACGCCATGGCACTCTCCTTGTCGTCAGAGTTTCTGGCGCGCGCCGCCACCGAACGGCAGGAAAGGCTTCGCAGCCTCACCTTCGTCACGCCAACCGGGTTCGAGACCGGGTCGAGCAAACGTCGTGGTCCCGAAGGCTCCACGCGGCAGGTGCCGTTTCTCTACGAAACGCTCAACGTGCCGCTTTGGAGCAAGGGGGCCTTTCGCCTCCTCACCACGAGGCCGAGCATTCGCTTCTTCCTGGAAAAAACCTTCGGCAGCAAGGACATCGACGAGGGGCTTTTCAACTACGCCTATGAGACGACGCATCAGGACGGGGCTCGTCACGCGCCTTATGCCTTCGTTTCGGGATGCCTCTTCGCCAACGATATCAGGCGTATCTACGAGAAGCTGACGCTGCCGATCTTCCTCGCCCACGGCACCCGCGGGGATTTTCAGGATTTCTCCGAGGTCGATTGGCTGCGCGCGCAACCCAATTGGACGGTGAAGCCGTTCAAGACCGGCGCGATGGTCTATTTCGAGCAGCCGGAAGCTTTCCTCGCGAGCTTCGAAGAATTTCTCACGTCCGCAAAAGCCTGA